Proteins from one Burkholderia oklahomensis C6786 genomic window:
- a CDS encoding DesA family fatty acid desaturase — MLNSLLDFFANGLLRFTWWQIVLFTLAVTHVTIVGVTVYLHRCQAHRALDLHPIVSHFFRFWLWMTTGMLTGQWAAIHRKHHAKCETEEDPHSPQTRGIWKVLLEGAELYRAEAKNEETMRKYGHGTPNDWLERNLYSKYPILGVSVMMVVDVALFGLVGLTVWAVQMVWIPFWAAGVVNGLGHFWGYRNFNAADASTNLFPWGIVIGGEELHNNHHTFATSAKLSNKWYEFDIGWMYIRIMSAFGLAKVKKIAPTPRLAARKTVLDQETLQAVLSNRYEVMARYAKTLKRAYKQELAHLKELGAREKYQLMRGARKWFHKDEAGLDEPQKRMLPEIFANSQKLHTFFQLRAELAAIWERSNASREQLLAQLQDWCHRAEQSGIKALQEFATRLRRYA; from the coding sequence TTGTTGAATTCCCTGCTCGATTTCTTTGCCAACGGGCTTCTGCGCTTCACGTGGTGGCAGATCGTGCTGTTCACGCTCGCCGTCACGCACGTGACGATCGTCGGCGTGACCGTCTATCTGCACCGCTGCCAGGCGCACCGCGCGCTCGATCTGCATCCGATCGTGAGCCACTTCTTCCGTTTCTGGCTGTGGATGACGACAGGCATGCTGACGGGCCAGTGGGCGGCGATCCACCGCAAGCACCACGCGAAGTGCGAGACCGAGGAAGATCCGCACAGCCCGCAGACGCGCGGCATCTGGAAGGTGCTGCTCGAAGGCGCCGAGCTGTATCGCGCGGAAGCGAAGAACGAAGAGACGATGCGCAAGTACGGCCACGGCACGCCGAACGACTGGCTCGAGCGCAATCTCTACTCGAAGTATCCGATTCTCGGCGTGAGCGTGATGATGGTGGTCGACGTCGCGCTGTTCGGCCTCGTCGGCCTCACCGTGTGGGCGGTCCAGATGGTGTGGATTCCGTTCTGGGCGGCGGGCGTCGTCAACGGCCTCGGCCACTTCTGGGGCTATCGCAACTTCAACGCGGCCGACGCGAGCACGAACCTGTTTCCGTGGGGCATCGTGATCGGCGGCGAGGAGCTGCACAACAACCACCACACGTTCGCCACGTCGGCGAAGCTGTCGAACAAGTGGTACGAGTTCGACATCGGCTGGATGTATATCCGCATCATGTCGGCGTTCGGGCTCGCGAAGGTGAAGAAGATCGCGCCGACGCCGCGCCTCGCCGCGCGCAAGACCGTGCTCGACCAGGAAACGCTGCAGGCCGTGCTGTCGAACCGCTACGAGGTGATGGCGCGCTACGCGAAGACGCTCAAGCGCGCGTACAAGCAGGAGCTCGCGCATCTGAAGGAGCTCGGCGCGCGCGAGAAGTACCAACTGATGCGCGGCGCGCGCAAGTGGTTCCACAAGGACGAGGCGGGCCTCGACGAGCCGCAGAAGCGGATGCTGCCGGAGATCTTCGCGAACAGCCAGAAGCTGCACACGTTCTTCCAGCTGCGCGCCGAACTTGCCGCGATCTGGGAGCGTTCGAACGCGTCGCGCGAACAGTTGCTCGCGCAGCTGCAGGACTGGTGCCATCGCGCCGAGCAAAGCG